ACGGAATGATCGCAAATGCTAAAAATACTCTTCGGCTGATCTTTCGGCTCATATTGGTTTCCGGAATCCTTTCGGGTTTTGCCTCTCTGTCGGCGCAATGTACAGACCTGGCTTATGACACGGTTTTTTCTGTTTCATGGGATGGTACTATTCCCGACGGATGGGATGCTTCTCAAACTAAAGACGGCGGTGCCTGGCAAATAGGAACCGGAGGCTTTGGGTTTTTCCGAAATCCGGGTAATGGTAGTTGGATATATGTGGATGATGAGGCTGGAAATCAGATTGGTCGGGCAGAACTGGTAACACCGGAAGTGGATTTTGCAGGATTTCAGGGGAGCATGGTCTTGAGTTTTTTTCTGAATTTTCAGGAATATGCAGGAAAAGGCAAGGCTGCGGTAGAGCTGGGGGTGGGCAGCGAATGGGTGGAAATATGGTCAGAGGAGACGGATTTTTCGGGAAAAGTGACGCTTGAAATTTCCAGTCCGGGATTGATTGCCGGACGTTTCAGGTTTGTATATGAAGATGGCGGCGAATGGGGCTGGGGGATGGGTTTAGATGAAATAACGCTTACCGGCAATGCCAATCGCTGTGATGATGGAATTTGTGGTACGGGCGAAACGCCGGAGCTTTGTCAGGGTGATTGCCCGAAGCTCAGTGACCCTGCGCCATTGTGGATACCAATCGGTGAAGATCTTGCCGGTAACCCGGTGAAATACCGTTACTTCAAAGGCGGAACGGCATGTGATGATTGTTCGGAGTCTGTGGACCTGGGCTTTCCCTTTAATTTTTTTGGCAGAAAATACAGCCAGGCATGGCTCAATCTCAACGGGAATCTCACTTTCGGAGAAGAATATCTGGCGTTTACGCCTGAGCCATTCTGCCTGGGAGGGCCGCTGATGATCGCTCCGTTTTTTGGTGATGTGGATCTGTCCAAAGGGGGCGAACTGCGATATTATGCAGATCCTGATGGGCATTATTTTATTGCGACATGGATTTCTGTGGGGTATTTTGGTTGTAGTAAGCAGGACTGTGATCTGAAAAATACCTTTCAGGTCATTCTTATGGACAGCACTATCGGTGAGATTCACAACCAAACACTTCCCTCCTCAGCGACCATTGTCTTTACCTATGGCGATATGCAGTGGACAACCGGAACTTCTTCGGGTGGGGTAGAGGGGTTTGGGGGAAGTGCAGCTACGGTTGGCAGCAACCTCGGCGATGGCAAAACCTGCTATGACTATGGCACATTCGGCAGAGAGGGCTACGCCTATCTGGGCAATTCTCAAACAGATGCCTGCCCCCCCAATGGCGTTGACCATCTGGATTTTCGATCGGTGTACGTCAACGGGCGCGACGGAGATCTGGTAGTTCCTTCGGGAATGGTAGTTCTGACAGGAGTGGCCGAAGAAAACGGGAATCAGCTTCGGTGGACGATAGATCTTCCGGTGATTGTCGATTATTTTGTGGTGGAAAGGTCCTCTGACCAGCAGTATTTTGAAGAGTTGGAGATGGTTTTTGGCGGAAAAGATGTGCAAAATACCTCGCCGTATTATACTTATCTCGATTCTTTGCTTCCTGCTTATGATCCTGCGTGGTACAGACTGGCGCAGATAAGGGCCGACGGTTCAATCTTTTACTCCGATACAGTAGCAATTACCCGAAACAATCCTGAACAACGGGTTCAGAATGATGATTTTGTCATTGAAAAGGCTGGTCCGAATCCATTCGAAGACCAGTTGTGGGTCGCTTATGAGGCAAAAGGAGAGTTTTCCGTAAATTATAAACTGGTCGATATGGCAGGCAGGCAACATCTGGGGGGAAATATGCGGGTTGTGCCAGGAAAAGACCAGTTAAATCTGGAAATGCCGGTTTTGCCTTCCGGGATGTTTATCCTGACGTTTTTTTACCCTACAGGACAAGCACACATCAATCTGATTCGCCGGTAAGATCAGTAAAATCTTCTTCCTGATACCATAAAAACTCCGCTGAAGGTAAGGAATACCAGTACCAGCCAGGGCGCGTAAGCGCGTGAGGGCACCGGCTGTGTTTTTGCTACCTCAAAGGCGCGGTCATAAAAATGATTGAGGGCGCTTACTTCCATCAACTGCGGAATATCATCCCCCGTGACAGTTACGGGAATTACATCAATTTCGAGAGAATCGTACGATTGATTTTGTGTATTGAAGTAATAAAACAACACTGGCCCCAGGTTAAAAGTGCCGGGATAGGCGGGAATAATTTCGTAGACAAACTGTTTTCTGCTCACAAGCGCTGAATCAACAAACTCCCTGGAAGTATAAATATGTGGTTCGAAATAAATGAGTTTTTCATTTTCATGAATGACCGGCGTTTTCACCCAATCTGGATTGCCTGTCCCTGAAATGGCAATTTCCAGTCTGATATTCTCTCCTGTTGTATAGGTTTTTCGTGAGACTTCATGGAAAATAGAAAAAACGCCACTCGCTGGTGCTTTTGTGAAATGGGTTTGAGGCAAGGGACGGGCATAAAAACTGGCCGGAGGAACGGCCATCTGTCCGGGATTGACCCGGCGGTTGGCACCTTTGCGGCGATCTGCTGCGGAGGTATTTCTTGCAATTTGTTGTTGCTCAGTTTGCAACGTGATATGCTGTAGCGTAAAATTTCCCGGTCGGGTAGGGAAGAGGTATAGTTTGGCGAGGGTAAATTCTGTTTTACCGTCGATATGAATAGAATGGGCTGACTCCGGATTGGAAATACCCTCAATTTGAAGTCCTGTAAGGTCTATTTGTCTGGCAAGTTCTTCGATACTTACAGGTAAAAATCTGAGAAATTTTTCCTTCCCGGTTGTAACGGATGCTCTGATCTCTGCGGTGATTTGATCTCCTACAAAACAGGTATCACGGCTAAATACCAAACGTACAGTTGCTTGTGTTGTAATGTCTTCAAATTTATACAGGATAGAAGGTTTTTCCACTTCTATGAGGAGTTTACGTGTGCGTTTTGTTCCGGAGGGGGTTATTACTTCAAAAGAAGGTACGGTAAATTTTCCTGTCCTCAGAGGGTAATAGGACTGGACATAATGAATTTCTCTTCCCTGGCCACGCGAGAGGGCAGGGGCATTGGCTGAAACTTTCGAAAAACCATCCATCTCCGGAAATACAGGAGTGGACGGCAGGGGGTTTCCGGTTACAATCAGTATAAGTTGCAGCTGTTCATCCAGTGTGATAAATGGCTTACCGGTAAACAACCGGATTTCCTGGCCATATACCATCTGTAAAAAAATCATTAAACAACTTACCAGAAGAATTCGTTTTTCCATTATAGCCTGGTAAAATAATAATTCATCTTGGAGAAATCGTTATTTACGAAAACTAGGATTTTTTTTACATATTCTGACTTAAATCGAGGTTAATCGGTTGAAATTGACGTATGAATGAACAAAAAAAGAAAATAGTCCTCGCTGTGACGGGGGCAAGTGGCAGTATGTATGCCCGACGACTCATGTCACAGCTCTCGCAAATGGACCATGTGGAAGTAGGCGTGGTTTTTTCGAAGAATGCGCCTGATGTCTGGCGACATGAGTTGGGGGAAGAATGCCATTCGCCTTTTCCTGTATATGACCGGTCAGATTATCGCGCACCATTTGCCTCCGGGTCAGCGCGCTACAACCATATGGTGATTATGCCCTGTTCTATGGGTACTTTGGGGCGTATTGCCTCCGGCCTTTCTGATGATCTGACAACCCGTGCTGCGGATGTGATTCTCAAAGAACGGCGACAGCTGATTTGTGTGATTCGCGATACCCCGCTCAACCTGATCCATATCGAAAATATGCGTACCGTCACGCTTGCCGGAGGAATTATTCTTCCTGCGGCGCCTTCTTTTTATTCGCATCCCAAAGATTTCGACGAGCTCGCGGATACGGTTACGCACAGAGTGCTTGACCTGATGGGGCTTAATCCGGGAGCATACCGGTGGGGAAATTAAGCGCTGGTGCTTTGACGTGAAAAGTTTTCGGATTTCTTTCCGATGCTTGCAGATTATTCTATATTTAGGCGTGTGATTTCCCTGCCACGCATATTATCCATCCACCCATTTAATAGCTACAATTTATGATCAAGTTAGGCGTCATTGACCAGGATGTTAATCCGGAACAGATTGATCAATACCTGAATCAGGTAAAAAAAGTTACCCGCCTGGATTGGGGAAGGAAACTAAAAGAAGAACAAAAGGGGAAATGGGCGGATTTTAGC
The Bacteroidia bacterium DNA segment above includes these coding regions:
- a CDS encoding BatD family protein, producing MEKRILLVSCLMIFLQMVYGQEIRLFTGKPFITLDEQLQLILIVTGNPLPSTPVFPEMDGFSKVSANAPALSRGQGREIHYVQSYYPLRTGKFTVPSFEVITPSGTKRTRKLLIEVEKPSILYKFEDITTQATVRLVFSRDTCFVGDQITAEIRASVTTGKEKFLRFLPVSIEELARQIDLTGLQIEGISNPESAHSIHIDGKTEFTLAKLYLFPTRPGNFTLQHITLQTEQQQIARNTSAADRRKGANRRVNPGQMAVPPASFYARPLPQTHFTKAPASGVFSIFHEVSRKTYTTGENIRLEIAISGTGNPDWVKTPVIHENEKLIYFEPHIYTSREFVDSALVSRKQFVYEIIPAYPGTFNLGPVLFYYFNTQNQSYDSLEIDVIPVTVTGDDIPQLMEVSALNHFYDRAFEVAKTQPVPSRAYAPWLVLVFLTFSGVFMVSGRRFY
- a CDS encoding UbiX family flavin prenyltransferase, producing MNEQKKKIVLAVTGASGSMYARRLMSQLSQMDHVEVGVVFSKNAPDVWRHELGEECHSPFPVYDRSDYRAPFASGSARYNHMVIMPCSMGTLGRIASGLSDDLTTRAADVILKERRQLICVIRDTPLNLIHIENMRTVTLAGGIILPAAPSFYSHPKDFDELADTVTHRVLDLMGLNPGAYRWGN